Genomic segment of Mytilus edulis chromosome 12, xbMytEdul2.2, whole genome shotgun sequence:
AAACAATGTATCTGTGGAACCATATGTTCGGCAAAATTTACCGAAATCGCAAAGAAGACTTATGACTATGTTCCGCGCGGGTTCGTTACCGTTAGCGCTTGAAACAGGACGTTACTCCAGGCCGCCAGTACCAGTTCAAAAAAGACTTTGTCAATTCTGTAATTTAAGCGAAGTTGAAACCGAAAAACATTTTCTAATGACATGTGACTTGTACAGTGATTTaagatttgacattttttatgaaGCTTCAAAACATATtgttaactttcaaaatattagtGTGGAcgaaaaatttattgaaataatgaATTGTGATACGATCCAACAACTATTATGTAAACAACTGCATAAATTTTTCACTCGAAGGAAACTGTATGTAGATATATCTGATATAAAACTTTTGTTAACAACCTTTTATTGaagaatttttattcaaaagtaaatagcatatttttattaacttattgatcttgtttaatatttattactAATCTATgattttttatcatgaaaatactCTGTCAAtcacatatttttaatattttacttctttttttttaaattttattctaaacctgaaagttgttttttttacccagtataattttaaaaagaatattaatgaaacattTCAATGCAATGTAAATGGTTATAAGCATACACATGTTTAtaactttgtaatatatttttacagtgtctcataagtcaattTGTTTGGCTGGgtgttgattattttaaatattgtatatgttttacTGTTTATTGTTCAGATGTTAATCAAtacgtgacactttaataaaacaatttatttatttatttattttatttatctattgtttacatttgtatattagtAGATTAATTATGTTTTCTTCATGTAATTGATATTGTATGTAAAGAGcctttcaatctaattaaaatattgatctctgattacgttatactacatatgagctcatattttaattagattgagagCCTTtaagttattgaaaattggtttaatccaaatgagttactcactttaaataaaaaaatattaatataattcgCAACTCTGACTTTTGTAACTCAAAACTcaactttcttaactcgcaactcgatacTCAAAACTCGACAACAAATGAATCTCTTGCGAATTCAGTATTATGTCGAAATGATGTTAGAGGCAGTTTTAAGGGGGGTCAGGGGCCAAATAAAATGGCGGCAGGGGTAGGAGTCATGAAATATTGTGTAGAGACTAAAAGTATTATAAAGAAGTTATAAGTGGTGTTACAACACAATGATTGGTTATTTTGTGAGAAACATTGATCGAACTAATGATCCAACTACATTATGAAGAATTTTATCGGGTATGAATactaataaacgaaaaacaacagATACTCCTTCCCCAAACAaaccaaacaagatggctgaCCTGAACGACTCAGGTTCAAAACAGTACTCTTTACCTCCAACACTAATGCAAGCATgtactaatcaatattcaacacAGTATACACCGAACTTAAATGATACTCCGCTATCTAGTAATGTTATTTCCTCCTCTAGACAAATACTTTATGGAGCAGACAATGGCTATGCATTCACCCCATATCACTTACAAGCCCCACATACAACACAATGTTGTGCAAAGGCTTAGGCCCAGACAGGACAGAGGTCCATGCAATATACTTGCAAAATTTGAAAGGAGAAAAGACAGAAATAGAGTTTTGGAAGCAACAAAAAAAGAACTTAAACAAAAACCCCAATATTATGTACATGAACAATTTCCAGTGGAAATAATAGAAAGGAGGCGTGAACTTATACCAATTCTGAAAGATGCTCGTGAAAAGGGACATGAAGCAGTATTGGTAgaggataaattgtttatcaataaAAGGCGTTTCGATCCACGTCAATGTCTACAGATAAACCCACAACATCAACAAAGACCCCGACAACCACCAACTGATCATGGACCTCAACAGCCACCATCTGACCAACACATTCCGATGTCTGTACCTGGGAACAACAACAGGACCATGCCGAAGAATCATATAGAGTCTATACCACCACAGAACACCACAGGGCACTAGGACAGGCGTACAAGAGGACAAAGGAAACGAAACAATATTGTATTGAATCAAAATAAACACTTATCTGGACTGTTTATTATCTTAATGTATGTGGTTTACAGTCTAAACTAAAATTTACTGAATTTTCAAATATCTTTCAAACATATGATGTATTAGTTTTTGTTGAAACTAAATTAGATGATTTAGATATAATTGATCTTCCTGATGGTttttcatatgtaacaaagaatagAAAGGGTGCAACTAAAAAGTCAGGTGGAATTgtaataatatacaaaaatattttgaaacagttcatcagttttattgaaagtgaaagtcaataTGTACAGtggtttaaatttcaaaaatgtctaCTAAACTGTGAAAAAGATGTTTTATTTGGTGCTGTTTATATACCCCCGGAAAATTCTAAATATGCAAATACTGATGCATTTgaagaaattgaaattgaattattGACATTTGCTGATAAATTTGATTCATATGTCTCTCGTATTGGAGATTTTAAAGCCAAAACGGGAACACGAGATGATTTTATTGTTCCTGATGAGTCATTGATTGGTATTTTTGAGTTAGAAAGTGATGATGAAATTTTGTCATACGCTGTTAGATTATGAACAATTGAAGCTTCAAAATATACCGTTATCCCGAATGTTTCActtatttctctatatttttcatttgataaaaaattattttgctcgttcattgatttcaaaagtgcatttgatacagtTTGGAGAGCTGGACTTTGGCAAAAGATGCTACAATATAATATTCAAGGCAAAATATTGAGAGTTATACATAACATGTATCAGAATATCCAAATGTAATTTTCAGCAAAAAGAAATTCAAGGTTAAAGCAGATTTTGAAATCTATGGTAAACATATTGATGTATTAGACTCATATACTTATCTGGGTATTGTATTTAATTATAACGGCTCTTTTTGTTCAGCTAGAAAGAAATTATTGGAACAGTCCAATAAAGCATTGTATGCACTATATAGAAAGATAAGAAATATTGCAATACCCGTAGATATACAGCTAAAGCTTTTTGATTGTCTTATTctacctataatgatttactctaGTGAAGTATGgggatttgaaaataaacaggGATTGGAACGGATGCACTTgcagttttgtaaaaatattctgCACGTGAGGAAAAGTACGCCAAATTTTATGGTTTACGGGGAACTGGGTCGTTATCCCATTGATATTACTATTAAGCTACGTATGGTTATGTTTTGGAATGATATGCTCTCAAGTGAGAATAAATTATCTAATACATTATATAGACTTATGATACAACTTCACCAGAGTAAACCCACGCATTTTAAGTGGGTTACGTACATTAAATTCATTTTTGATGAATGTGGTCTTACTTTTATATGGAATGATCAAATACCTATGAATAGAGAAATATTgaaatctcttgtcaaacaaaaACTTGTCGATCAGTTTATACAACAATGGTTTTCTGTAATTAATAATTCTTCTAGAGGAGAATTCTATGGTAAATTCAAAAGTATATTTGAATTAGAACCCTATCTACTTCGATTGGGAAATACTGATAGATTGTATATAGCTAAATTTAGATGCTCAAATCTTAAATTCCCAATTGAAACGGGAAGatggaaaaatattttaaaagaaaatgggatatgtcatgtatgtaatcAAAATATTGGCGACGAATATCACTATTTGTGTGTTTGTTCACATCCTAGTGTATCACTTCTTAGACAAAATCTTGTACCTAATTATTACCTACAATATCTTTCAAGGCAAAAATTAATCGGTTTACTTTCATTTTGCAACATAAAGGTGTATAGGAAAGTATGTACTTTCCTTAGAAAGATTACTTATTTTTTGTAAatgcaatttttatacatttgtatatatttatgtactCACAATCACTGAACAATAAGAAAGAattctgtatatatatgtaaTCCTCTAAACTCAATAggtaatatatataatgtatatgtcTCAATGTCATGAAAATCACGTGCTATTATCGTACACTACTCTGCTGTCGATTTATATGTATACTTTATTATGTTTTGACCTCTTGTACACGTTTGTGTCtgaggaaataaaatatgttgttgttgttggggcccggacccccctttttgggaaaaaactTATCCACGTTATCTAAAATTGTAAAAACTGTTCTCCTCTAATATACTAATGAGCTTAATTATTTTACCAAACTAGGGAACAAGAAATCTTCATAGGGATATCTAGATTGGACATTTTCTAAGGGGATCCACAGAACTCTGTGTCTCATCTGCAGTTGCTGCTGTTAGTGTAATGTAAAAGTGTGATGTTGACTTAAAATGGGAGTATATTTATCAgtatatttatcagtaaaatacagaatttaaaagaatataaatGTGTATAATACTCCTATATAAACTATGGTTTTTATGTACTGTTAATAAAATCAATGTTATaccaataacaaaaaatatatatatagatctaatTTTAGAAGTAAAATGGGCATAAACTTATTAGAAAAATTTCTAGGTTATGGAGAAtgcaataataaattataaattacacAAAATCCTTAATCTCACCATTGCACATGTCAGAAAATACGTGAAACATGTGGACTCATCTTTAAAATTCCTTAGTAATAACCCTGATTGGTACGGTTACCGTAgtatttgatgattattttacgaaaattgtaccctgaattttatttttagattgcaGCAAAAGAATGAAGAATTCCAAGAGTCTATTACGGTTTATTTGACAGGATTTTATCATTGAATCAACATCCTACAagaatataacataaaaataaatgaaagaatcCATTGGTACTAATAGTAATTATGTGCAGGGGAGAACTTTTAAACAATACTTCAATGTAAGAGACATATAGTGGTGTATTTTTAAAGAGACAGAAAGAACCTGTAATAACTTGCCATGAGTGTATATTTTCCTAATTTGAAGCTCGttcataataatatacaatttaaattataattattgtatgAACATTACAGATAAAGCCTCAAAAgagaaaatttagttttaaatgaaacattaaagaagtacaaaacattgaaataaaaataatttttacaaacttttagtccTTTCCATGTTGTGGGACATGTAGAAAGTTTATGCTTTAACCATTTATGTAGCTCCACATAGGGGACTGGgttcctgccccccccccccccaaataaacTCCTTCGAATCCGACAGCAATCAATCGgtaaaaaacaccaaacaaaaatcaaaagggaaACATGCTATTCGTACACTTATTTAATAAATAGCATTTTGTTTCAAAGTTGATCAATAAATACAACTAAAATCCAGGATGCGAGTCATCGATGTACATGACATTGCTTGTAGTCTTGCTTTATTGTCGCGCCTGTGACATGTGAAAGATACAGATAACAATCCTATGGCGTTAGCTATTTGTATTGAGCTTGATATTTTATATGGTATTTGACTTGAACTGGAGGCTTCATACCTTGTGTACAGAtggcttatacatgtatagcGAAAGTCTGTATGATGTCtgttggccttgacctcattttcatttgaaaacaaatttctatttttgttgtgtaaatttCTCACTTACCTATTAGTGaactaccgaattggactatttaccgggtttgtaataacacgagcAATAGGGTGGGTGCTACAtttatatgtggagcaggatctgcatacccttgaggagcacccgagatcaaacCCCTGGTGGGGTTCGAGttgcttagtcattagttttctatgtgtcttgtatactattatttgtctaatttgcacgggtcattggtcaatgttaaattttgtttttgtctatttctTTAAGCAATAGATAAAACGAGATCTagtgtatgaaatgattttataatttaaatgtctTGTCTAGCAGGGTTCATCTGACGAGtcaccttgaccttattttttcatggtttattggtcaatatgtaattttcatggttttgtctgttTCTTGTACAAGATAAGCAATAGCAAAACTATATTACGTGTGTGTAATGATTGTCAGCTACACATGTCTTTCTGACTTAAATTGGTTTATCTCACATTGACTTTATTTTCATGAATCTTTGACAATGTGTGGTGTATGTGACACTTGTACTAAAACTTTATCCTTGGACTATCAGCATAAAATAATTCGTGAATagaaaagtaggcgagacatttcaggtTGAGCATTCTTGTTGCATCTTATGTTATAAGTTCAATTTGAGACATTATTGGTTAGAGCTTACAGGACTGACTTTTATTGTTGAGGGCtaagaaatttgaacaacaagaaAGAATTAAAGAAAAGTTGTATAAAACATGCTCACTACCAAAAAGAAGACATATTTACTCTCTATAATATTATCTAAAATATGTTCAGTTACTGTTAAATTCTTGTGAAGGCTCGATTCGTGtttatttcccataaaaaaaatcatgtgatagCTCGATTCTCTTTAATTTCTTTAATTAGGTAGAAAATTTGTCTGTAGTTTAGATTATTCTTTTACACTAACCGTGATTTTGAAAGTGCTTTAGGtcaaggacaaaaaaaaatcaggtttTGCAATTGAACACTCCTTTACTTGTCACGTAAAAGATGAAGAAAACCGAATTAGACTCCATATAGTAATAGACTGAAATATCTTTGGTAGAAGGGTTACTGTTTCCTGGGGATTTAACTgatatttctttttacatttaaaatatgtattttaattggaTTCTGCCATACTTCCCTAAAAATTAGTCCAGCATTTCATTCAAAATCTACTGCTGTCAAAATTTTTATGCTATATTAAAACCACATAAAGAACAATAAGAAGCAAAAATCTATTTTCTTGCCgttgaatagaaaatatcaatgataGTAAAAATAAGGAATGTGGTTATAATTTGCAATGACACAACTGTAATTCACCAGAGTTTTAGGTAGATATACGCAATTGTAGTCAACTGTACGGCCTTGATAGAGTGAGTAAAAGTCgctat
This window contains:
- the LOC139497753 gene encoding uncharacterized protein; translation: MLFPPLDKYFMEQTMAMHSPHITYKPHIQHNVVQRLRPRQDRGPCNILAKFERRKDRNRVLEATKKELKQKPQYYVHEQFPVEIIERRRELIPILKDAREKGHEAVLVEDKLFINKRRFDPRQCLQINPQHQQRPRQPPTDHGPQQPPSDQHIPMSVPGNNNRTMPKNHIESIPPQNTTGH